The Setaria viridis chromosome 6, Setaria_viridis_v4.0, whole genome shotgun sequence genome contains a region encoding:
- the LOC117861766 gene encoding uncharacterized protein: MAPPASAALLGPPVATLNTNTAAASVPKPTRRLSSSSEYSSSDDDDMPMEFVGGLAAKEAPRSGRSLAYASSGDPCVDFFFKVVPGATSGADMAALLDVAWSRDAHAALRFVCHLRGVRGLGKGDREGFYAAALWMHARHPKTLAGNLATFTRFGCLKDLPEILYRVLHGDRMEEEGDPRKQQQDGRHGTKRRRSDGEFQAAKEKKRQEEAQLARTALARYESDETFRFLYDRVAEMFAEMLKSDVEHLRAGETAKIGLAAKWCPSLRSSYDRATLLCEAIARRIFPRESSQEYLNISDKHYAYRVRDRLRREVLVPLRKALDLPEVYMCSCKFKELPYARVASVAMRKYKEVFQKHDKHRVTSFFDEVRTGHARMPADGVLPHELITGALKGEHDEVAELQWRRMVASLSAEGLLANCIAVCGLSGAAAAVADQPASAAIALGLLISELSQEPWKGRVITFDETHQLHKVHGTNLKEKLRPLVAAMGAHKKGANLQGVFSKILQLAVAGGLRKDMMVKRVFVLSDMDFDGWTGASSAWKTEYQGICDKFAAEGFSVPQVVFWNVGTSKASMPVVAAQEGAALVSGYSKNLVRLFLEADGELTPAAVVADAISGPEYDALEVFD; this comes from the coding sequence ATGGcccctcccgcctccgccgcgctcctcgGCCCCCCCGTGGCCACCCTCAACACCAACACCGCTGCCGCTTCGGTTCCCAAGCCCACCCGCAGGCTGTCGTCCTCCTCCGAGTACTCCtcgtccgacgacgacgacatgcCGATGGAGTTCGTCGGCGGCTTGGCAGCGAAGGAGGCGCCGCGGTCCGGGCGGTCGCTCGCCTACGCCTCATCCGGCGACCCGTGCGTCGACTTCTTCTTCAAGGTCGTACCCGGCGCCACCTCGGGCGCCGACATGGCAGCGCTCCTCGACGTCGCGTGGTCCCGCGACGCGCACGCCGCGCTCAGGTTCGTCTGCCACCTCCGCGGCGTGCGCGGCCTGGGCAAGGGCGACCGGGAGGGCTTctacgccgccgcgctctgGATGCACGCGCGCCACCCCAAGACGCTCGCCGGGAACCTCGCCACCTTCACCAGGTTCGGCTGCCTCAAGGACCTCCCCGAGATCCTCTACCGCGTGCTCCACGGCGACCGCATGGAAGAGGAGGGCGACCCTcgcaagcagcagcaggacgGCCGCCACGGCACCAAGCGCCGCCGCAGCGACGGCGAGTTCCAGGCCGccaaggagaagaagcgccAGGAGGAGGCCCAGCTCGCGCGGACGGCGCTCGCACGCTACGAGTCCGACGAGACCTTCCGCTTCCTTTACGACCGCGTGGCCGAGATGTTCGCCGAGATGCTCAAGTCCGACGTCGAGCACCTGCGCGCGGGCGAGACCGCAAAGATCGGGCTCGCCGCCAAGTGGTGCCCGTCGCTCCGCTCGTCCTACGACCGCGCGACCCTGCTCTGCGAGGCCATCGCCCGCCGCATCTTCCCCCGCGAGTCCAGCCAGGAGTACCTCAACATCTCGGACAAGCACTACGCCTACCGCGTCCGtgaccgcctccgccgcgaggTGCTGGTGCCGCTGCGCAAGGCGCTCGACCTCCCGGAGGTGTACATGTGCTCGTGCAAGTTTAAAGAGCTGCCGTACGCGCGCGTAGCCTCCGTGGCCATGCGCAAGTACAAGGAGGTGTTCCAGAAGCACGACAAGCACCGCGTCACCAGCTTCTTCGACGAGGTGCGCACCGGCCACGCCAGGATGCCAGCGGATGGTGTACTGCCGCACGAGCTGATCACCGGGGCGCTCAAGGGGGAGCACGACGAGGTGGCGGAGCTTCAGTGGCGCCGCATGGTGGCCTCCCTTTCCGCTGAGGGCCTCCTGGCCAACTGCATCGCCGTGTGCGGGCTCtctggcgccgccgctgccgtcgcggACCAGCCAGCCTCGGCGGCCATCGCGCTGGGTCTCTTGATCTCTGAACTGAGCCAGGAGCCATGGAAGGGGCGCGTGATCACCTTCGACGAGACGCACCAGCTGCACAAGGTGCACGGCACCAACCTCAAGGAGAAGCTGCGGCCACTGGTGGCGGCCATGGGGGCGCACAAGAAGGGCGCGAACCTGCAGGGCGTGTTCAGCAAGATCCTGCAGCTGGCAGTGGCCGGCGGGCTGCGCAAGGACATGATGGTGAAGAGGGTATTCGTGCTGAGCGACATGGACTTCGACGGGTGGACCGGCGCCTCGTCCGCGTGGAAAACAGAGTACCAGGGCATCTGCGACAAGTTCGCCGCCGAGGGGTTCTCTGTGCCGCAGGTGGTGTTCTGGAACGTGGGGACGTCCAAGGCGTCgatgccggtggtggcggcgcaggaggGCGCGGCCCTGGTGAGCGGCTACTCCAAGAACCTGGTGAGACTCTTCCTGGAGGCGGACGGCGAGCTCACGCCTGCAGCCGTCGTTGCCGACGCCATCTCTGGCCCGGAGTATGACGCACTGGAGGTGTTCGACTGA
- the LOC117861589 gene encoding uncharacterized protein, with product MSAVLLGPPVIRGARPAAQAAAAAEAPASHPFLDLLDACFNDNAPAATFDVGKGPRMTLTENNSATYASSGNACLDLFFQVVPDTPPERVRQLVTVAWAHDPLTALKLVANLRGVRGTGKSDKEGFYAAALWLHERHPKTLACNLPALAEFGYLKDFPELLYRLIHGPDVRKLAKDNVATEKIRRKVAEVRAARLAGSKRARGDSAAPQPAAAPVLADFVSAALSNPKTKSKRSNKSGAGASAAAAMETEEEVVVEQKSEAMEVDNKEIPMTKGVRKVAKLAVQSLETYYGDGAYRFLFDCVAQFFADLLASDLEQLAPGGKKRKIGLAAKWCPTPGSSFDRTTLLCEAIARRLFPRDSSPDYSDLSEEHYAYRVLHRLRREVLVPLRKVLELPEVYMSAQRWSELPYTRVASVAMRRYKALFKKHDETRFDKYLEDVEAGKAKIAAGALLPHEIAHAAFNDKADDVSELQWRRMVEDLRKKGSLSNCIAVCDVSGSMGGTPIEVCVALGLLISELSEKPWAGRVITFSETPEIHKIEGKTLTQKMSFIKRMQWNMNTNFQAVFDRILRTAVDGRLPKDKMIRTIFVFSDMEFDQASANPWETDYQVICRKFKDAGYGDAVPQIVFWNLRDTVSTPVTSTQPGVAMVSGFSKNLVKLFLENDGVVSPEAVMAAAISGAEYQKLAVFD from the coding sequence ATGTccgccgtcctcctcggccCTCCCGTGATCCGCGGGGCTCGCCCGGCGGCGcaggccgccgcagccgcggagGCCCCCGCCTCCCACCCCTTCCTCGACCTCCTCGACGCTTGCTTCAACGACAACGCCCCTGCCGCCACCTTCGACGTCGGCAAGGGGCCCCGCATGACGCTGACGGAGAACAACTCCGCCACCTACGCGAGCTCCGGCAACGCCTGCCTCGACCTCTTCTTCCAGGTCGTCCCCGACACGCCGCCGGAGCGCGTGCGGCAGCTCGTCACCGTCGCCTGGGCGCACGACCCGCTCACCGCGCTCAAGCTCGTCGCGAACCTCCGCGGCGTGCGCGGCACGGGCAAGTCCGACAAGGAGGGCTTctacgccgccgcgctctgGCTGCACGAGCGCCACCCAAAGACGCTCGCCTGCAACCTCCCCGCGCTCGCCGAGTTCGGCTACCTCAAGGACTTCCCCGAGCTGCTCTACCGCCTCATCCACGGCCCCGACGTCCGCAAGCTCGCCAAGGACAATGTGGCCACCGAGAAGATCAGGCGCAAGGTCGCGGAGGTCCGCGCCGCCCGACTGGCCGGCAGCAAGCGCGCCCGCGGTGACAGCGCCGCGCcacagcccgccgccgcgcccgtgctCGCggacttcgtcagcgccgcgcTCTCCAACCCCAAGACCAAGTCCAAGCGAAGCAACAAGTCTGGAGCCGGGGCCTCTGCTGCCGCGGCCATGGagacagaggaggaggtggtcgtGGAGCAGAAGTCCGAGGCGATGGAGGTGGATAACAAGGAGATCCCCATGACGAAGGGTGTGCGGAAGGTCGCCAAGCTGGCCGTGCAATCTCTGGAGACGTACTACGGCGATGGCGCCTACCGCTTCCTGTTCGACTGCGTCGCGCAGTTCTTCGCCGACCTCCTCGCCTCCGACCTCGAGCAGCTCGCCCCCGGcggcaagaagaggaagatcgGGCTCGCCGCCAAGTGGTGCCCCACGCCGGGCTCGTCGTTCGACAGGACGACGCTGCTCTGTGAGGCCATCGCCCGCCGCCTCTTCCCGCGCGACTCCAGCCCCGACTACTCCGACCTGTCGGAGGAGCACTACGCCTACCGCGTGCTTCACCGTCTTCGCCGCGAGGTGCTGGTGCCGCTGCGGAAGGTCCTGGAGCTCCCGGAGGTGTACATGAGCGCCCAGCGGTGGTCCGAGCTGCCCTACACCCGCGTGGCGTCGGTGGCCATGAGGCGCTACAAGGCACTCTTCAAGAAGCACGACGAGACGCGCTTCGACAAGTACCTCGAGGACGTCGAGGCTGGGAAGGCCAAGATTGCGGCCGGCGCGCTCCTGCCCCACGAGATCGCGCACGCCGCCTTCAACGACAAGGCAGATGACGTGTCGGAGCTGCAGTGGCGCCGCATGGTGGAGGACCTCCGCAAGAAGGGGTCGCTGAGCAACTGCATCGCCGTCTGCGACGTGTCCGGGAGCATGGGCGGCACGCCAATAGAGGTGTGCGTGGCGCTGGGCCTGCTCATCTCGGAGCTCAGCGAGAAGCCATGGGCCGGCAGGGTTATCACGTTCAGCGAGACCCCCGAGATCCACAAGATCGAGGGCAAGACCCTCACCCAGAAGATGAGCTTCATCAAGCGCATGCAGTGGAACATGAACACCAACTTCCAGGCAGTGTTCGACCGCATCCTCCGCACGGCGGTTGACGGCCGGCTGCCCAAGGACAAGATGATCAGGACTATCTTCGTGTTCAGCGACATGGAGTTCGACCAGGCGTCGGCAAACCCCTGGGAGACGGACTACCAAGTCATCTGCCGCAAGTTCAAGGACGCCGGGTACGGCGACGCGGTGCCGCAGATCGTGTTCTGGAACCTGAGGGACACTGTGTCCACCCCGGTGACGTCTACGCAGCCGGGAGTCGCGATGGTGAGCGGCTTCTCCAAGAACTTGGTCAAGCTGTTCCTGGAGAACGATGGCGTGGTGAGTCCGGAGGCTGTCATGGCGGCAGCGATATCAGGCGCGGAGTACCAGAAGCTTGCTGTGTTTGATTGA